A portion of the Cellulophaga algicola DSM 14237 genome contains these proteins:
- the mgtE gene encoding magnesium transporter has product MIPFKLTEELITDIENFIETKNNSALLSLLEDIHYADIAEIINELNEDEATYIIKLLNSDKTSDILTELDDDVRESILGNLSAKEIAKELDELDTDDAADIVGELPKEMVQQVISKLEDREHAKDIVDLLRFDENSAGGLMAKELVKVNENWNVLTCVKEMRVQAENVTRVHSIYVVDDEGKLKGRLSLKDLLTTSTKTHIKDVYISKVDHVNVNEKPEEVARIMSKYDLEAIPVIDEIGRLVGRITIDDIVDVIREEAEKDYQMAAGISKDVEADDSIWELTKARWPWLLIGMMGGLGAASIISGFQEALTKFPVLLIFIPLMQATAGNVGVQSSAIVVQGLANDTIKGAIWGRLGKELLLGLVNGLALAFVFLIISHFGFKTTYLESIAIGIALVTVVVNAAVIGTFIPIFLNKRGIDPAIATGPFITTSNDVLGILIYFSIAKVFLGF; this is encoded by the coding sequence ATGATACCGTTTAAACTCACTGAAGAGCTAATCACCGACATAGAGAACTTTATCGAAACTAAGAACAATAGTGCATTACTATCGCTTTTAGAAGACATTCACTATGCAGATATTGCTGAGATCATTAATGAGTTAAATGAAGATGAAGCAACATATATTATTAAGCTTCTAAATAGTGATAAGACTTCAGATATTCTTACGGAATTAGACGATGATGTCCGTGAAAGTATTTTAGGAAATTTATCTGCCAAAGAAATTGCTAAAGAATTAGATGAGTTAGATACCGATGATGCTGCAGATATTGTTGGCGAGCTTCCAAAAGAGATGGTTCAGCAAGTTATCTCTAAGTTAGAAGATAGAGAGCATGCTAAAGACATTGTAGACCTTCTCCGTTTCGATGAAAATTCTGCTGGGGGTTTAATGGCAAAAGAGTTGGTAAAAGTAAATGAAAACTGGAATGTACTTACCTGCGTTAAAGAAATGCGTGTACAAGCAGAAAATGTTACCCGTGTTCATTCTATTTACGTAGTGGATGATGAAGGTAAATTAAAAGGCAGGTTATCTTTAAAAGATTTATTAACTACCTCTACAAAAACGCACATTAAAGACGTTTACATCTCAAAAGTAGACCATGTTAATGTCAATGAAAAGCCCGAAGAAGTAGCTAGAATAATGTCTAAGTATGATTTAGAAGCTATTCCAGTTATCGATGAAATAGGCCGTTTAGTTGGCCGTATTACTATTGATGATATTGTAGATGTTATAAGAGAAGAAGCAGAGAAAGATTACCAAATGGCTGCGGGTATTTCTAAAGATGTAGAAGCAGATGATAGTATTTGGGAATTAACTAAAGCACGTTGGCCTTGGTTATTAATTGGTATGATGGGCGGACTTGGAGCCGCAAGTATCATTAGTGGCTTTCAAGAAGCATTAACTAAGTTTCCTGTTTTATTAATCTTTATTCCTTTAATGCAAGCTACTGCAGGTAATGTTGGTGTCCAATCATCAGCTATTGTAGTGCAAGGTCTAGCCAACGACACCATAAAAGGAGCTATTTGGGGCAGGCTTGGTAAAGAATTACTTTTAGGTCTTGTAAATGGTTTAGCCCTAGCTTTTGTATTTTTAATAATAAGTCATTTTGGTTTTAAAACTACATACCTAGAATCTATTGCCATTGGTATAGCTCTTGTCACTGTGGTTGTAAACGCTGCAGTAATCGGAACATTTATCCCTATTTTCTTAAACAAACGAGGAATAGATCCTGCCATTGCCACAGGTCCATTTATAACTACAAGTAATGATGTCCTAGGTATTCTCATCTACTTTTCTATAGCCAAAGTTTTTCTAGGGTTTTAA
- the rsmA gene encoding 16S rRNA (adenine(1518)-N(6)/adenine(1519)-N(6))-dimethyltransferase RsmA yields MAQKEYKKNKAMFNAQKGSKQNSPVKAKKHLGQHFLKDEDIAKQIAETLTFKGYENAIEIGPGTGVLTKYILEQDINLVAMDLDSESIVYLNDSFLLEHPKFIGRKKEFKVIEADFLKYDVSTLFGDEQFAITGNFPYNISTQIVFKLLEIRNLVPEFSGMFQKEVAQRICEKEGSKTYGILSVLVQAFFDAEYLFTVPPTVFNPPPKVESGVLRLTRKENQTLDCNEKSLYRVVKAAFGQRRKTIRNSLKTFNLSDSLREDTIFDKRPEQLSVTDFISLTNKIDNDTV; encoded by the coding sequence ATGGCTCAGAAAGAATATAAGAAAAACAAAGCAATGTTTAATGCCCAAAAAGGGTCTAAACAGAATAGTCCGGTAAAAGCCAAAAAACATTTAGGACAACACTTTTTAAAAGACGAAGACATTGCAAAACAAATTGCAGAAACACTAACTTTTAAAGGGTATGAAAATGCTATTGAAATAGGTCCTGGAACTGGGGTATTAACCAAATATATACTAGAGCAAGATATCAACTTGGTAGCCATGGATCTAGATTCAGAATCCATCGTATATCTTAATGATAGCTTTCTTTTAGAACACCCAAAATTTATCGGCAGAAAAAAAGAGTTTAAAGTCATTGAAGCCGATTTTTTAAAATATGATGTTAGCACTTTGTTCGGTGATGAACAATTTGCGATAACGGGTAATTTTCCTTACAATATTTCTACCCAAATTGTATTTAAACTACTAGAAATACGAAATTTAGTCCCAGAATTTTCAGGGATGTTTCAGAAAGAAGTAGCACAGCGTATTTGTGAAAAAGAAGGCAGTAAAACCTACGGAATCTTATCTGTTTTAGTACAGGCATTTTTTGATGCTGAATATTTATTTACGGTTCCTCCTACTGTTTTTAATCCTCCACCAAAAGTAGAATCTGGTGTCTTACGATTAACGAGAAAAGAAAACCAAACGCTAGATTGTAATGAAAAATCACTCTACAGAGTCGTAAAAGCGGCTTTTGGCCAGCGTAGAAAAACAATTCGTAACAGTTTAAAAACATTTAACCTTTCTGATAGTCTTAGAGAAGATACTATCTTTGACAAGAGACCAGAACAGCTATCTGTTACTGACTTTATTTCACTTACAAACAAGATTGACAATGATACCGTTTAA
- a CDS encoding DUF4286 family protein, with the protein MYIYNVTSNIDESIHEQWLSWMKESHIPDMLATGKFSAAKLCRVLIEEEMGGVTYSVQYTTTSKDELEKYYKEDAPRLRQEAMKLFADKILAFRTELEVISEH; encoded by the coding sequence ATGTACATATACAACGTTACTTCAAACATAGACGAATCCATCCACGAACAATGGTTAAGTTGGATGAAAGAAAGTCATATTCCTGATATGCTAGCTACCGGAAAATTTAGTGCAGCAAAGTTATGCCGTGTTTTAATCGAAGAAGAAATGGGAGGCGTTACCTATTCCGTTCAATACACCACCACCTCCAAGGATGAACTTGAAAAGTATTACAAAGAAGATGCTCCACGATTAAGGCAAGAAGCAATGAAGCTTTTTGCTGATAAAATATTAGCCTTCAGAACGGAACTAGAAGTTATAAGTGAACACTAA
- a CDS encoding tetratricopeptide repeat protein, with protein MKIFLSLFIFLCLQLSHAQEYNLAKQYLNDGEFEKAVVYFEKLVKQNPYRSDYSEDLIACYQQLERYEDAEKILISKLESKKSHPVLIVDLGYNYTLQKEDSKATEMYEQALAVIPKNPNFAFSIGSRFQKYTLLDYSEKAFLSGMETNPELDFNFPLAKIYGEQGKIEEMYLAFINLLKNGSTSMASVLRSIDDFVTEDAQAENNIIFKKLLLKNAQRDPDTLWNELLSWLFVRQLQYKSAFTQEKAIYKRSEASSLTRIQDLGKLALTHKDYETADAIFEFIISNSTNDAYKLNAELNRIDIQLLDANEQKLTQLESLFESMLEEYGYKNTTLQLQIAYANFLTFQKNNPEKAIVILKKSLELPLNTYGKAYLKMALGDILVYDQKFNQALIYFSQIQQELKNDVVAQNARFKVAQTSFYKGDFEWALTQLKVLRSSTSQLIANDAMQLSLLISDNSLEDSTQTALKIYAKADLLAYQKKNKEAIATLELILKDHKGEKIEDEALLKQGQLLEKLNDFDRAKFNYQKIIEFYGNDILADDAYFAIAQLYENQFNNIEKAKESYEKIIYNYQDSYYFPQARKNFRRLRGDAIE; from the coding sequence TTGAAAATTTTTCTATCCTTATTTATTTTTCTTTGCCTACAGCTATCTCACGCACAAGAGTATAACTTAGCGAAGCAGTACCTAAATGATGGCGAATTTGAAAAAGCAGTAGTTTACTTTGAAAAGCTTGTCAAACAGAACCCCTACAGAAGTGATTATTCTGAAGATTTAATTGCCTGCTACCAACAGTTAGAACGTTATGAGGATGCAGAAAAGATTCTTATCAGCAAATTAGAAAGCAAAAAATCACACCCTGTTTTAATTGTAGATCTAGGATACAATTATACTCTACAAAAGGAAGATAGTAAGGCCACAGAAATGTACGAACAAGCACTAGCAGTAATTCCTAAAAATCCAAACTTTGCCTTTAGCATTGGCTCTAGGTTTCAGAAATACACCCTGCTAGACTATTCCGAGAAAGCTTTTTTAAGCGGAATGGAAACTAATCCCGAATTAGATTTTAATTTTCCTTTAGCTAAAATTTATGGCGAACAAGGGAAAATAGAAGAAATGTACTTGGCATTCATCAATTTATTAAAGAACGGAAGTACTTCTATGGCTAGTGTGCTTAGAAGTATCGATGATTTTGTAACCGAAGATGCACAGGCCGAAAATAATATCATTTTTAAGAAACTTCTATTAAAAAATGCACAAAGAGATCCTGACACTTTATGGAATGAGCTATTGAGCTGGCTTTTTGTTCGGCAACTACAATACAAAAGTGCCTTTACACAAGAAAAAGCTATTTATAAACGATCAGAAGCAAGTTCATTAACTAGAATCCAAGATTTAGGAAAACTTGCATTGACACATAAAGATTATGAAACTGCAGATGCCATTTTTGAATTTATTATTTCTAATAGTACTAATGATGCATATAAATTAAATGCAGAACTAAACAGAATTGATATTCAGCTTCTAGATGCTAACGAACAGAAGCTAACGCAATTGGAGTCATTATTTGAAAGTATGCTAGAGGAATATGGGTATAAAAACACTACCCTCCAATTACAAATTGCTTATGCTAACTTTCTAACCTTTCAGAAAAACAATCCTGAAAAGGCTATCGTTATTCTTAAAAAAAGTTTAGAATTACCCTTGAATACTTATGGTAAAGCCTATTTAAAAATGGCTTTAGGAGATATTTTAGTGTATGATCAAAAATTTAACCAAGCACTAATCTATTTTTCTCAAATTCAGCAAGAATTAAAGAATGATGTAGTAGCACAAAATGCACGTTTTAAAGTTGCTCAAACTAGTTTTTATAAAGGAGATTTTGAATGGGCACTAACGCAACTAAAAGTGCTCCGGAGTTCTACATCACAACTTATCGCTAACGACGCCATGCAACTGAGTTTATTAATTTCTGATAACTCTTTGGAAGACTCAACGCAAACGGCTTTAAAAATTTATGCAAAGGCAGATTTATTAGCGTATCAGAAAAAAAATAAAGAGGCTATAGCCACGCTAGAACTTATATTAAAAGATCATAAAGGAGAAAAGATTGAAGATGAAGCCTTATTAAAACAAGGGCAACTTTTAGAAAAACTAAATGATTTTGATAGAGCAAAATTCAACTACCAAAAAATAATTGAGTTTTACGGGAATGATATTTTAGCCGATGACGCCTATTTTGCTATTGCACAATTGTATGAAAATCAATTTAACAACATAGAGAAAGCCAAAGAAAGCTACGAAAAAATCATTTACAACTATCAAGACAGTTACTACTTTCCGCAAGCTCGAAAAAACTTTAGGCGTTTACGCGGCGATGCTATTGAATGA
- the serS gene encoding serine--tRNA ligase, translating to MLQLNVIRENKDAIIEALKKRNSDAASLINSVLDLDEKRRATQTQLDNTLADSNKLSKEIGILYKSGKAPEANALKEETANLKETSKELSEELNTIATELQNALYLIPNVPHDSVPTGKSEEDNEEIFKEGAIPVLADGALPHWELAKKYDIIDFELGVKIAGAGFPVYKGKGARLQRALINYFLDKNTAAGYNEIQVPHVVNEASGYGTGQLPDKEGQMYYMPADDLYLIPTAEIPVTNVFRDVIVTEKDFPITHTAYTPCFRREAGSYGAHVRGLNRLHQFDKVEIVRVEHPSKSYEALDGMVEHVKGILRELKLPYRILRLCAGDLGFTSALTFDFEVFSTAQDRWLEISSVSNFETYQANRLKLRFKDEDGKSQLAHTLNGSALALPRVLAGILENYQTPDGITIPEVLIPYCGFDKID from the coding sequence ATGCTACAGTTAAATGTTATTAGAGAAAATAAGGATGCTATTATTGAAGCTTTAAAAAAGCGGAATTCTGATGCAGCTTCCCTTATTAATTCTGTATTAGATCTTGATGAAAAAAGAAGAGCTACACAAACTCAATTAGATAACACTTTAGCAGACTCAAACAAACTCTCTAAAGAGATTGGTATCCTTTATAAAAGCGGAAAAGCTCCAGAAGCTAATGCTTTAAAAGAAGAAACCGCCAACTTAAAAGAGACCTCTAAAGAATTATCAGAAGAATTAAATACGATTGCTACAGAGCTTCAAAATGCATTGTATCTAATTCCGAATGTTCCTCATGACTCTGTTCCTACAGGTAAGTCTGAAGAAGACAATGAAGAAATATTTAAAGAAGGTGCTATTCCTGTATTAGCAGATGGTGCGTTACCGCATTGGGAGCTAGCCAAAAAATATGATATTATAGATTTTGAATTGGGTGTTAAAATTGCTGGAGCAGGTTTCCCTGTGTATAAAGGTAAAGGAGCGCGCTTACAACGTGCACTTATCAATTACTTTTTAGATAAAAATACAGCAGCTGGGTATAATGAAATTCAGGTTCCCCATGTAGTAAACGAAGCTTCTGGCTACGGAACCGGGCAATTGCCAGATAAAGAAGGGCAAATGTATTATATGCCTGCAGATGATTTATACCTAATTCCTACTGCAGAAATCCCTGTTACTAATGTGTTCCGTGATGTAATTGTTACTGAAAAAGATTTTCCAATTACACATACCGCCTATACGCCATGCTTTAGAAGGGAAGCAGGTAGTTATGGAGCGCATGTTCGCGGCCTAAATAGATTACATCAGTTTGATAAAGTAGAAATTGTTCGTGTAGAACACCCGAGTAAATCATACGAGGCATTAGACGGCATGGTTGAGCACGTAAAAGGCATTTTACGTGAATTAAAATTACCGTATAGAATATTGCGACTTTGTGCTGGGGATTTAGGCTTCACTTCTGCACTAACGTTTGACTTTGAAGTGTTCTCTACCGCACAAGACCGTTGGTTAGAAATAAGCTCTGTTTCTAATTTTGAAACGTACCAAGCAAACAGATTAAAGCTTCGTTTTAAAGATGAAGATGGCAAAAGCCAATTGGCACATACCTTAAACGGAAGTGCTTTAGCCTTGCCACGGGTATTGGCAGGGATATTAGAAAATTACCAAACACCAGATGGCATTACTATTCCAGAAGTACTTATCCCTTATTGTGGGTTTGATAAAATAGATTAA
- a CDS encoding HTTM domain-containing protein — translation MNSFLLKKIDNTGLILFRMFFGILISLECYGAILTGWVKSNLVAPKFNFSFIGFEWLTTIAGPGMYVYFIVMGSLGILISIGYKYTYSMLAFALMWSGVYLMQKTSYNNHYYLLMLISSIMVFFPAHKDYSIDAKLNPEIRTNKMHAYFKYIIILQLFIVYTYAAIAKVYADWLNFEYIQVLMQGKANYFLIGDLLQLPWVHQIIAIFGILFDLLIIPALLWKPSRKYAFIFAVFFHLANSIIFQIGIFPYLALAFTVFFFDPKKIRALFFKNTLAYTPAKIITPKFKTLILGIWMLYFIFQIGLPLRHHFFKDDVLWTEEGHRLSWRMMLRKRSGTVHFNIVDKQTNTTTRVNLTHYLTKKQIRKIGAYPDFIWQFAQHLKKEAKKNNKEIAVFANARVSINGKPKQQLIDPKVDLAQEKWHHFKHNAFILPSSK, via the coding sequence ATGAATTCTTTTCTTCTTAAAAAGATAGACAACACAGGTTTAATTCTTTTTAGAATGTTTTTTGGTATTTTAATAAGCTTAGAATGCTACGGCGCCATCCTCACGGGTTGGGTCAAAAGTAATCTTGTAGCACCAAAATTTAATTTCTCTTTTATAGGCTTTGAATGGCTTACCACTATAGCCGGACCAGGAATGTATGTCTACTTTATAGTTATGGGCTCCCTAGGAATTTTAATTTCTATTGGCTACAAATACACCTACAGTATGCTTGCATTTGCACTTATGTGGTCTGGTGTATATCTTATGCAAAAAACATCGTACAACAACCATTACTATTTGTTGATGTTAATCTCTAGCATCATGGTCTTCTTCCCTGCCCATAAAGATTACTCCATAGATGCTAAGTTAAACCCAGAGATTCGCACTAATAAAATGCATGCGTATTTTAAGTACATAATTATACTTCAGTTATTTATTGTTTATACGTATGCTGCTATTGCAAAAGTATATGCTGATTGGTTAAATTTTGAATATATACAGGTACTCATGCAAGGCAAAGCAAACTATTTTTTAATAGGCGATCTCTTGCAACTTCCATGGGTTCATCAAATCATTGCCATTTTCGGAATTTTATTTGATTTACTTATTATTCCTGCCCTACTCTGGAAACCAAGTAGAAAATATGCTTTTATTTTTGCTGTTTTCTTTCATTTAGCTAACTCTATAATCTTTCAAATAGGAATTTTCCCCTATTTAGCATTGGCGTTTACGGTATTCTTTTTTGATCCAAAAAAAATTAGAGCCTTATTTTTTAAAAACACATTGGCCTATACCCCTGCCAAAATCATAACCCCTAAATTTAAAACCCTAATACTAGGAATTTGGATGCTCTATTTCATTTTCCAAATTGGTTTGCCACTACGTCATCATTTTTTTAAAGATGATGTTCTTTGGACAGAAGAAGGCCATAGATTAAGTTGGAGAATGATGCTACGCAAACGAAGTGGCACTGTTCATTTCAATATTGTTGATAAACAGACCAACACCACTACAAGAGTAAATCTAACTCATTATTTAACTAAAAAGCAAATCAGGAAAATTGGCGCTTACCCCGATTTTATTTGGCAATTTGCTCAACATTTGAAAAAAGAAGCTAAAAAGAATAATAAAGAAATTGCAGTTTTTGCCAATGCTAGAGTCAGCATTAACGGAAAGCCTAAACAGCAACTAATAGATCCCAAGGTAGATTTAGCACAAGAAAAATGGCATCATTTTAAACACAATGCCTTTATTCTACCCAGCTCTAAATAG
- a CDS encoding bifunctional riboflavin kinase/FAD synthetase has protein sequence MITIQNISKFDNQQPTAVTIGTFDGVHIGHRKLLDRLINDAKLLNLKATVLTFFPHPRMILQQDANIKLLNTIDEKIKILENIGLDYLMIYPFSKEFSRLSATDFVESILVKGLASKKIIIGYDHRFGRNRNADIKDLISFGKIYSFEVEEIPAQEIDEVSVSSTKIRKALEEGDITTANAYLGYNYMLTGTVIHGKGLGKQLSFPTANIHIEENFKLIPLNGVYVVKSEIDNATVYGMMNIGFNPTVSGKEKSIEVHFFDFDQDLYGKKIQIDILERLRDEHKFNSVEELKKQLEQDKKTSLSLIAKP, from the coding sequence GTGATAACTATTCAAAACATAAGTAAATTCGACAACCAACAACCTACGGCTGTAACTATAGGCACTTTTGACGGTGTTCATATAGGTCATCGAAAGTTATTAGATAGACTCATAAATGATGCCAAGCTTTTAAATTTAAAAGCCACTGTACTTACTTTTTTTCCTCATCCTAGAATGATTTTACAGCAAGATGCAAACATTAAGCTATTAAATACTATTGATGAAAAAATAAAAATTCTAGAAAACATAGGATTAGATTATCTCATGATCTATCCTTTTTCAAAAGAATTTTCAAGACTTTCTGCTACCGATTTTGTAGAATCTATTTTGGTAAAAGGCCTAGCTAGTAAAAAAATTATTATTGGTTACGATCATAGGTTTGGAAGAAATAGAAATGCAGATATTAAAGATTTAATTTCATTTGGTAAAATCTACAGTTTTGAAGTAGAAGAAATTCCAGCACAAGAAATAGATGAAGTTTCTGTAAGCTCTACCAAAATTAGAAAAGCTTTAGAAGAAGGTGATATTACTACTGCAAATGCATACTTAGGCTATAATTACATGTTAACCGGTACCGTTATTCACGGTAAAGGCTTAGGAAAACAGTTAAGTTTCCCTACGGCAAACATTCATATTGAAGAAAATTTTAAACTAATTCCACTAAACGGGGTGTATGTAGTTAAAAGTGAAATTGATAATGCTACTGTTTATGGCATGATGAATATTGGCTTTAACCCAACAGTTTCTGGAAAAGAAAAAAGCATAGAAGTCCACTTTTTTGATTTTGACCAAGACTTATATGGCAAAAAAATACAGATTGATATTTTAGAGCGTCTTCGTGATGAACATAAATTTAACTCTGTAGAAGAATTAAAAAAGCAGCTAGAGCAAGATAAAAAAACTTCGCTAAGCCTAATTGCTAAACCATGA